The Apium graveolens cultivar Ventura chromosome 6, ASM990537v1, whole genome shotgun sequence genome contains a region encoding:
- the LOC141666394 gene encoding protein FAR1-RELATED SEQUENCE 5-like has protein sequence MPFIPITGVNHHYQNILFGFALIRDEKETTYRWVLKTWLEAVDNKPPITIITDQYTALSNAISEVMPNTNHTYCTWHISSKFPEKLSTLYTQYSEFKTDFNACIYKSLSPTEFEGRWEDLKEKYDLENHNWLNDMYAIRR, from the coding sequence ATGCCTTTTATTCCAATTACAGGAGTGAATCACCACTACCAAAATATTTTGTTTGGATTTGCACTTATAAGGGACGAGAAAGAGACTACTTATAGATGGGTTTTGAAGACTTGGTTGGAAGCGGTCGATAACAAGCCACCTATTACCATTATTACAGATCAATACACCGCTTTAAGTAATGCCATTTCCGAGGTTATGCCTAACACCAATCATACATATTGTACGTGGCATATTAGTAGCAAGTTTCCCGAGAAACTATCTACTTTGTATACTCAATACTCGGAGTTCAAGACGGATTTTAATGCATGTATCTACAAGTCATTGTCACCAACGGAATTTGAAGGTAGGTGGGAGGACTTGAAagagaaatatgatcttgaaaatCACAATTGGCTAAATGATATGTATGCAATTAGACGGTAA